The genomic window CCAGAGCATATTTGTGAGAACTGGCGCCGGAATAGGTTCCGGACTGAAATCGCGTGAGGACGCTCTCTTCTGGAGGACGTTCAATACCACGTTACCGCCCGTGGTCTTGAGCCCCGGGGGCTGGGCAGTCTCTGGCTCAGCGGGATACGCTGACCTCGGAAGGAGCCCGCCTGCCGAAAGGAGTGCTCCGGCTGCGAGCGATGTCTCGAGAAATTGTCTTCGGTTCACGATCTTCATAAGGTCTCCTCCTTACGTGATGGTGCTGTTGACAGCAAAGTGAATCTTTTCCTGATTCATTCTACCACCATCAGACTCGGTCTTTCCATAAAAGCACCGAAAAGAATGAGAATTGTCAGCACCTCGGCCTGATCCGTCCCTAACCTGCTGAGTTTGTTAGATACTGTTGGATATAAGCCTCATGGTATAAAAGTGTTTCCCCTGCTGAGCCCTGTGAGATAGCTTAGGGGATTACTGTTAGGAGGGAGTTAAGTCTTGGTTAAGATATGTTCATGCTTCCCTGCAGATTGTCAGACGACCGAGAACGGTGATTTTCAATTTCAAAAAAGCTTATAATAGAGTGTGTCTAAGATTATCCTCTGCGTCGACATGGACGCCTTCTTTGCATCCGTGGAACAGCAGGTCAACTCTGCTCTTCAGGGTAAACCCATTGCCGTAACCGGCGCCGGGGAGCGGACCGTCATCACCACCTCTTCCTACGAGGCACGAGCCTATGGCGTAAAAACAGGCATGACACCTGCGAAAGCCAAGAAGCTCTGCCCGCACATTATCTTCGTTGTGGGTAACTTCACAAAATATGATGAGGTCTGTGCCCGGCTACAGGAGATCTGTCAGCGCTTCACCCCTGATGTGGAAACATACTCCATCGATGAGATGTTTCTCGATATCACAAGGTCCCATCACTTATTCGGGGGCCCGCTCGAGCTCGCGAAAACCATCAAGAAGACGGTTAAGCAAGAGCTTGGTATAACCTGTACCATAGGGATTGGCCCCAATGTGCCGATCGCCAAGCTTGCAAGCGATATTGCAAAGCCGGATGGTCTCAGATGGATTGATAAAGACGAGGTCCCTTCCGTCCTCGATACGCTGCCGGTAAGAAAACTCTGGGGTATCGGCTCTCATACGGAAGAGAAGCTATCCTTAATGGGTATCACGACCTGCGGGCAATTGGGTGCTCACCCCCTGTCTCTTCTCACAAAAAGGTTTGGGGTCCTCGGCGCGGAGCTCAAGGCCTTAGGTCAAGGACTCCTTGAGCGCCCCATAGAGGCGACCACCCCTGATCCAAAGTCCATAGGACACAGCAGGACCTTTTCTCATGATATGTGGAAGCGACAAGACATCGAACGGGAGATCCTCCGCTTAAGTGAGATGGTTGGCCGCCGAGCACGAAAATACGGCTTTAAAGGCAGAAAAATCACCCTCACCATACGGTATAATGATTTCAAGACGTTCTCCAGGCAGACGACCCTGTCCGATCATACGAATGATACCCGCATTATTTACAAGGCGGCCCTCTCTATCCTCGATACCTTACGTCTTCGCACGAGCGTACGGCTTCTCGGGGTGAGCCTCTCATCCTTCGGGAGCAGTACGCAGCCCTCACTCTTTGGTGAGTCCGGCTCAAAGCACCGGCAAGACCTGCTCCACGCGATGGACACGGTAAACGAGAAGTTCGGTGACCGGAAGATCACCTGGGCGTCTGCCGCCACCGAGGAAGAGACTCATGGGGTTATTTCCCCTTCGTGGCGGCCGTCCGGCGTGAGGAAAAGTGATGGCAGTCGGTGAATACAATTTCTGTCAGCTTCTTCCTGAAAGAGAGTGCCCGATGATTCTTGCAGCTATGCAACCTTTCAATCAGTAATCCGCACTTATCAGAAAAATAGCGTCTTCGTAGAAATGCAATCCATTTTTACCCGTTTTTCAGAGAATTATAGCTTATTTGCAATATCCCTTTCATCAGGAATCTGGTCATCCCAAGTGGGTTCTTCAAGTAAATGACTGGGTAAGAAGAACTTGTTTGCGATAAACGTCGGTATCACGGCGCTGGCAATTACTACACCGACAATCAAGGAATACTGTCCCTTGTTGATGATATTATTGGATAGACCATAAAGCGCTGAAATCGTCCCGAATGTGAGGCCGGTCGACATGAGCAGCGTATAATACCATTTTTCATTTTTATCCTCCCGGAAACGATGGATGGCCGGATACAGGCCGGATATCTTGGAGACGACCTTTCCGCCAAGAAGCAAAAGAAAGACAACCGGTGCCCCGACAAGCGCCGGCATGGATACAAGAGCTCCAGCTCTCAAGAAATATAGCGGCGTTAAAAAACCGACGGTCAACGTTCTCAATCTCCTCACAAAGTGGCCGTCCTTTTCCATGGTTTTCGCCAAGACCATCCCCAGGACATAGGCGGGCAAAACCGGTTCGCTACCCGACCATAAAGCAAGCATACCCATTGACAGTAACACAAACAACACCCATTTTGCCCGAATGGCCGCTGTTCTATGAGCGAAGCGCGTGATGAGATAATCTGTCATCGGACGCAATGTAAAAATCAAAAGAATCGTTACTGCAATGAATATCACCGTTTTGTAAGTGAAAGGCGCGAATATCAGACCCAATGCGATGACGGTTCCCAGGTCATTGATAAAGCATGCACCCAGAATCCCTTTGCCATATTCGGTTTTATTAAAGCCATATTCGAGCATAACGGCATAAACCACCGCCATGGAGGTTGTGGAAAGGGCGATGCCACACAATAAACTTGCTTGCGTATTCCATCCAATGAGGTAATAGGCAATTAAAAAGCAGCCGATGAAGGGGGCGGCAAATCCAATGACTCCGATGAGGGATACTTCCTTGATTTTTGATTTCATAGTATCGG from Syntrophorhabdaceae bacterium includes these protein-coding regions:
- a CDS encoding nitroreductase family protein, yielding MKIVNRRQFLETSLAAGALLSAGGLLPRSAYPAEPETAQPPGLKTTGGNVVLNVLQKRASSRDFSPEPIPAPVLTNMLWAAFGINRPNGHRTAPSANNRQDIDIYVTTAEGLYLYDPKGNVLTRIMTEDIRALTGTQAYVKDAPVNLV
- a CDS encoding cation:proton antiporter, with amino-acid sequence MQSVYFVAAFWFFAAVLSTVLSNRLKISIALMEIIVGTIIGFAAFHLGCFDNLSLNAEWLKFCTGVGAVLLTFLAGAELNPDTMKSKIKEVSLIGVIGFAAPFIGCFLIAYYLIGWNTQASLLCGIALSTTSMAVVYAVMLEYGFNKTEYGKGILGACFINDLGTVIALGLIFAPFTYKTVIFIAVTILLIFTLRPMTDYLITRFAHRTAAIRAKWVLFVLLSMGMLALWSGSEPVLPAYVLGMVLAKTMEKDGHFVRRLRTLTVGFLTPLYFLRAGALVSMPALVGAPVVFLLLLGGKVVSKISGLYPAIHRFREDKNEKWYYTLLMSTGLTFGTISALYGLSNNIINKGQYSLIVGVVIASAVIPTFIANKFFLPSHLLEEPTWDDQIPDERDIANKL
- the dinB gene encoding DNA polymerase IV → MSKIILCVDMDAFFASVEQQVNSALQGKPIAVTGAGERTVITTSSYEARAYGVKTGMTPAKAKKLCPHIIFVVGNFTKYDEVCARLQEICQRFTPDVETYSIDEMFLDITRSHHLFGGPLELAKTIKKTVKQELGITCTIGIGPNVPIAKLASDIAKPDGLRWIDKDEVPSVLDTLPVRKLWGIGSHTEEKLSLMGITTCGQLGAHPLSLLTKRFGVLGAELKALGQGLLERPIEATTPDPKSIGHSRTFSHDMWKRQDIEREILRLSEMVGRRARKYGFKGRKITLTIRYNDFKTFSRQTTLSDHTNDTRIIYKAALSILDTLRLRTSVRLLGVSLSSFGSSTQPSLFGESGSKHRQDLLHAMDTVNEKFGDRKITWASAATEEETHGVISPSWRPSGVRKSDGSR